Proteins encoded in a region of the Euleptes europaea isolate rEulEur1 chromosome 3, rEulEur1.hap1, whole genome shotgun sequence genome:
- the ITIH2 gene encoding inter-alpha-trypsin inhibitor heavy chain H2 produces the protein MSRLTRLLLVLFCAGEIWSFDLLIADIPEDLDEWLDFEMDGILSRSTRRNGRYQRSISAADDSGEEVRGADDIILYSYKVQSVITSRLANTMVQSKVANNAKHAQNLVFDVQIPKGAFIHNFTMNVNGITFTSSIREKSEARSQFAQARARGKTAGILRSNALDTENFKAELNVPGGTKVQFEIHYEEVIRRRLSSYEHIIPLQPGRLAKHLEVDIRIIEPQGISFVYVPNSLGDTFSDVTTITKGEKKVHHFRSTTFPSTVIDGNFVVVYDVNRDTKAGELEIFNGYFIHFFAPENLEFLPKNILFVIDVSGSMWGLKMKQTVEAMKTILGDLRSDDKFSILDFNHNVRTWRDSLVQASKSETEAAKKYVEGIHPHGGTNINDALLRAIFILNEANRLGMLDPNSVSMIVLVSDGDPTVGELKLPTIQKNVKKNVQEDTSLFSLGIGFDVDYDFLKRLSTENNGIAQRIFGNQDTASQMKKFYNQVSTPLLKNIEFNYPQGMVSDVTHHSFQNYFGGSEIMVAGKVDTENAQHLQSVITATSSNAELVLETLADSEGLDDFLNKDKHADPKFTEKLWAYLTINQLTAERNLASTGALKRNISKRILQMSLDHHIITPYTAMLIEHPDGDEIMLADSPRDNKRACCPGALAVGHPKPDNAIPPWAKSTSMPKEPLSAIKGPTAAAIHAGSLIIGQAVTDNSIPSWARPTPKPGGPLAVVMGPTLSAIHAGTLLLGQPQPGNTTTSLGNPAKKPADSGIHAVDNDPHFIINLPRQQENICFNIDSKPGAILNLVSDAESGIAVNGQLVGAKQAVNEKLQTYFGKIGFDFKKKGVKVEVSTEAITLMDSSSSTSLSWSDPGRIIRRRLLIVVNRNSSATIIVNGNTTFTVLLHRAWKKHPVNVDFLGIYIPPENQFSSSVHGLIGQFIVEPAVLIYNERPGQDPEKPEATMEVKGHKLNVTWGFQKDYRLNRVVGIRVQCWFVHNSGKGFLDGRYQDYLVPTLYSFLNRP, from the exons GTGCGAGGCGCCGACGACATCATCCTTTATAGCTACAAGGTCCAGTCGGTCATTACATCTCGACTGGCCAACACGATGGTCCAGAGCAAAGTGGCAAATAACGCCAAGCACGCACAGAATCTGGTCTTCGACGTCCAGATCCCAAAAGGGGCTTTCATCCATAACTTCACTAT GAATGTCAACGGCATCACGTTTACTAGCTCGATTAGAGAAAAATCTGAAGCCAGAAGCCAATTCGCACAAGCCAGAGCCAGGGGCAAAACGGCTGGAATACTGAG GAGTAATGCCCTCGACACGGAGAACTTCAAAGCCGAACTCAACGTGCCCGGAGGAACCAAAGTCCAGTTTGAAATCCACTACGAAGAGGTGATCCGAAGGAGATTGTCATCTTACGAGCACATTATCCCACTACAGCCCGGTCGGCTGGCTAAACACCTAGAG GTGGACATCCGCATCATTGAGCCTCAGGGGATTAGTTTTGTCTACGTTCCCAACTCCCTTGGAGACACATTTTCAGATGTTACTACCATCaccaaaggagaaaaaaag GTCCACCATTTTAGGTCCACCACGTTCCCTTCTACAGTGATCGATGGCAATTTTGTGGTGGTGTACGATGTAAACAGAGATACCAAAGCGGGAGAACTGGAG atttTCAATGGTTATTTCATCCACTTCTTTGCTCCCGAAAATCTGGAGTTCCTGCCCAAAAATATCCTCTTTGTGATTGATGTCAGCGGCTCAATGTGGGGGCTGAAAATGAAGCAA ACTGTCGAAGCGATGAAGACCATCCTGGGGGACCTCCGCTCCGACGACAAGTTCTCAATTCTCGACTTCAACCACAACGTGCGGACCTGGAGAGACAGCTTGGTGCAAGCTTCCAAATCGGAGACCGAAGCTGCCAAGAAGTATGTTGAGGGGATCCATCCCCATGGAG GGACAAATATTAATGATGCTCTCCTACGGGCGATCTTTATTTTAAACGAAGCCAATAGACTTGGAATGTTGGATCCAAACTCCGTGTCCATGATTGTGCTGGTTTCAGATGGAGACCCTACTGTGG GAGAACTTAAGCTGCCCACTATTCAAAAGAATGTGAAGAAGAACGTTCAGGAGGACACCTCGTTGTTCAGCCTTGGCATTGGCTTTGATGTCGACTACGATTTCCTGAAGAGACTGTCCACTGAAAATAACGGAATCGCGCAAAGGATTTTTGGAAACCAGGATACCGCCTCTCAAATGAAG AAATTCTACAACCAAGTCTCCACCCCACTTCTGAAAAACATAGAGTTCAACTATCCCCAGGGCATGGTATCGGATGTCACCCACCACAGTTTCCAGAACTACTTTGGAGGATCAGAGATTATGGTAGCAGGGAAAGTCGACACGGAAAACGCGCAACACTTGCAGAGTGTTATTACAGCCACTTCT TCCAATGCAGAGTTAGTCTTGGAGACCTTGGCGGATTCCGAGGGTCTGGATGACTTCCTGAACAAAGATAAGCACGCAGATCCCAAATTCACCGAGAAGTTGTGGGCCTACCTTACCATCAACCAGCTTACGGCCGAGAG AAACCTAGCTTCGACGGGTGCCCTGAAAAGGAACATCTCTAAAAGGATCTTGCAGATGTCCCTTGACCACCACATCATAACACCGTACACAGCGATGCTGATCGAGCACCCGGACGGAGATGAAATCATGCTGGCTGACTCGCCCCGGGACAATAAGCGGGCATGCTGTCCAG GCGCTTTAGCTGTCGGCCACCCAAAGCCCGACAACGCCATCCCACCCTGGGCCAAGTCCACCTCGATGCCGAAGGAACCATTAAGTGCCATCAAAGGGCCAACCGCAGCAGCCATCCACGCGG GATCCTTAATTATTGGTCAAGCAGTGACTGACAATTCCATCCCATCTTGGGCGAGGCCCACCCCGAAGCCAGGGGGCCCATTAGCTGTGGTCATGGGTCCAACTCTTTCTGCCATACACGCAG GAACTTTACTTTTAGGGCAACCCCAGCCTGGTAATACCACTACGTCTCTTGGCAATCCGGCAAAGAAACCAGCTGACAGCGGAATACATGCAG TGGACAACGACCCCCATTTCATCATCAACCTGCCCAGACAACAGGAGAACATCTGCTTCAATATAGATTCCAAACCTGGAGCGATCCTGAACCTGGTTTCAGATGCAGAGTCTG GGATTGCTGTTAACGGTCAGCTTGTTGGGGCCAAACAGGCCGTCAACGAGAAGCTGCAAACCTACTTTGGTAAGATCGGGTTTGATTTCAAAAAGAAAGGTGTAAAAGTCGAAGTGAGCACCGAGGCTATCACCCTTATGGACAGCTCCTCCAGCACTTCCCTTTCCTGGTCTGACCCAGGGAGGATCATTCGGAGAAG GCTGCTCATCGTTGTGAACAGGAACAGCAGTGCCACCATCATTGTTAACGGGAACACAACTTTCACGGTGTTGCTTCACCGAGCGTGGAAGAAACATCCCGTCAACGTGGATTTCCTGGGGATCTACATTCCTCCTGAGAACCAGTTCTCCTCCAGCGTCCACGGCCTTATAG GTCAGTTCATAGTTGAACCTGCTGTGCTTATCTACAACGAACGGCCAGGGCAGGATCCGGAGAAACCCGAAGCCACCATGGAAGTGAAGGGCCACAAGCTTAATGTGACGTG ggGATTCCAAAAGGACTACCGCCTGAACCGAGTGGTCGGGATCCGCGTTCAGTGCTGGTTCGTGCACAACAGCGGGAAAGGCTTCCTCGATGGCCGCTACCAAGATTACCTCGTCCCTACCTTGTACAGCTTTCTGAACCGGCCCTAA